A genomic region of Anas acuta chromosome 1, bAnaAcu1.1, whole genome shotgun sequence contains the following coding sequences:
- the PHC1 gene encoding polyhomeotic-like protein 1 isoform X1, which produces METESEQNSGSSSGSSSSGGSTRPQISQMSLYERQAVQALQALQRQPNAAQYFHQFMLQQQLNSAQLHSLAAVQQATIAASRQASSPNTSTPQQTTTTQASINLATTSAAQLISRSQSVSSPSATTLTQSVLLGNTTSPPLNQSQAQMYLRPQLGNLLQVNRTLGRNVPLASQLILMPNGAVAAVQQEVPPTQSPGVHADTDQVQNLAVRSQQTSSTNAQLQSSAQKAALPGNSQASCLPQATSTGQTLAAAQVSSSSTGQSLNLSQGAAGSNGVSGGVVASSGSQTSTGLSQTASAGAAGSCQRKGTGVVQPLPVAAAQAVTISQGSQTDTENAATKKGETDSGGQQTVGMNLTRTATPAPSQTLISSATYTQIQPHSLIQQQQQIHLQKQVVIQQQIAIHHQQQFQHRQSQLLHTATHLQLSQQQQQQQSPSLTQQQQQAQPPQQQAPPQNQQQAQTLVVQPMLQSQAQPVQLQQDSSCQPATKSPVPIQSKSMVAPIKPPQLGPAKMSAAQQPPPHIPVQVVGTRQQGSGQAQALGLAQIAAAVTTSRGMPAVVQPVSQGHAASPSSSAPPSSQEAPPLTTGVNLAQVQGTTHMVKSPASSPVVAQMPAAFYMQSVQLPGKSQTLAVKRKAESEEEKEESASVTALLPARSSPVTDSPKNMEEKNGFGDKSDPAAAATPNTTSSEGASVTPTSAPTPNLAMVSRQMGDSKPPQAIVKPQILTHIIEGFVIQEGAEPFPVGSQLLKESEKPLQGGAPSGQSENLSSNSPGGDSASMELDKKANLLKCEYCGKYAPATQFRGSKRFCSMTCAKRYNVSCSHQFRLQRKKMKEFQEANYARVRRRGSRRSSSEIARTKIQGKRHRGQEDSSRGSDNSSYDEALSPTSPGPLSVRASHGERDLANSSMAPPTPDLHGINPVFLSSNPSRWSVEEVYEFIASLQGCQEIAEEFRSQEIDGQALLLLKEEHLMSAMNIKLGPALKICAKINVLKET; this is translated from the exons ATGGAGACTGAAAGTGAGCAGAACTCCGGCTCCAGCAGCGGCAGCTCCAGTTCTGGAGGAAGCACCCGTCCTCAGATATCACAGATGTCTCTGTATGAGCGACAGGCTGTGCAG GCTCTTCAAGCACTCCAGAGACAGCCCAATGCCGCTCAGTACTTTCATCAGTTtatgctccagcagcagcttaaCAGTGCCCAGCTTCACAGCTTGGCTGCTGTCCAGCAG GCTACAATTGCAGCCAGCAGACAAGCCAGCTCCCCCAACACCAGCACCCCACAACAGACTACCACCACCCAGGCCTCC atcAATCTAGCCACCACATCAGCTGCTCAGCTGATTAGTCGCTCACAGAGTGTGAGTTCCCCCAGTGCCACAACTCTGACGCAGTCTGTGCTCCTTGGGAATACCACCTCACCACCTCTCAATCAGTCACAGGCCCAGATGTACCTCCGG CCACAGCTGGGGAACCTGTTGCAGGTAAACCGGACCTTGGGCCGCAATGTGCCTCTTGCCTCCCAACTCATCCTGATGCCTAATGGGGCCGTGGCTGCTGTCCAGCAGGAGGTACCACCCACCCAGTCTCCTGGGGTCCATGCAGACACAGACCAG GTGCAGAACTTGGCTGTGAGGAGCCAGCAGACCTCATCCACTAATGCCCAGCTCCAAAGCTCTGCTCAGAAGGCAGCTCTACCAGGAAACTCCCAGGCTTCGTGCCTGCCACAGGCCACAAGTACAGGCCAGACCTTGGCAGCAGCTCAGGTGTCTTCTAGCAGCACAGGCCAGTCCCTCAACTTGAGTcagggggcagcaggcagcaatgGTGTCTCTGGGGGTGTGGTGGCAAGCAGTGGGAGCCAGACCTCAACAGGACTGAGCCAGACAGCCTCGGCAGGTGCCGCTGGCAGTTGCCAAAGGAAAGGCACAGGGGTGGTGCAACCACTACCAGTAGCAGCTGCCCAGGCAGTGACTATCAGCCAGGGAAGCCAAACGGACACAGAGAATGCAGCCACAAAGAAGGGCGAAACGGACAGTGGCGGACAGCAGACAGTGGGCATGAACCTGACGCGGACAGCTACACCAGCACCCAGCCAAACGCTGATAAGCTCAG CCACGTATACACAGATTCAGCCACACTCATtgatccagcagcagcagcaaattcaCCTGCAGAAGCAGGTGGTGATTCAGCAGCAGATTGCCATTCATCACCAGCAGCAGTTCCAGCACCGCCAGTCCCAGCTCCTCCACACAGCCACCCATCTCCagctgtcccagcagcagcaacagcagcagtcaCCATCTCTGAcccaacagcagcaacaagctCAACCTCCACAGCAGCAGGCGCCACCTCAAAACCAGCAGCAGGCTCAGACCCTTGTGGTGCAACCGATGTTGCAGTCCCAGGCACAGCCTGTTCAGCTCCAGCAGGACAGTTCTTGCCAGCCAGCCACCAAATCACCTGTTCCAATCCAGTCAAAATCTATGGTCGCTCCCATCAAACCACCTCAGCTTGGGCCTGCCAAAATGTCAGCAGCGCAGCAGCCTCCGCCACACATTCCTGTGCAGGTGGTGGGTACTCGGCAGCAGGGCTCAGGCCAAGCCCAAGCACTGGGTTTAGCTCAGATTGCTGCAGCAGTGACAACTTCCCGGGGAATGCCAGCTGTGGTCCAGCCTGTTTCCCAAGGCCATGCTGCTTCCCCATCCTCTTCAGCTCCACCATCCTCACAGGAAGCTCCCCCTCTCACCACAGGGGTGAATTTGGCACAAGTTCAAGGCACAACCCACATGGTGAAGAGCCCAGCCTCCTCTCCAGTTGTGGCTCAGATGCCAGCAGCGTTCTACATGCAGTCTGTCCAGCTGCCA GGCAAGTCTCAGACCTTAGCAGTAAAACGCAAGGCGGAgtcagaggaggagaaggaggaatcAGCCAGTGTCACTgcactgctgcctgccaggtctTCTCCTGTGACAGACAGCCCCAAAAACATGGAGGAGAAGAATGGCTTTGGAG ATAAATCCGATCCTGCTGCCGCTGCGACCCCAAATACCACCTCCAGTGAAGGAGCATCAGTCACCCCCACCTCTGCACCCACCCCAAACCTAGCAATGGTGTCACGTCAGATGGGAGACTCCAAACCCCCACAAGCCATTGTTAAGCCCCAGATCCTCACACACATCATTGAGGGCTTTGTCATCCAGGAAGGAGCAGAACCCTTTCCG GTGGGTTCTCAGCTGCTGAAAGAATCTGAGAAACCACTGCAGGGAGGGGCTCCTTCTGGCCAGAGTGAAAACCTGTCTAGCAATTCTCCAGGAGGGGACAGTGCTTCTATGG AGCTTGATAAGAAGGCAAACTTGCTGAAGTGTGAATACTGTGGGAAGTATGCCCCAGCCACCCAGTTCCGTGGCTCCAAGAGGTTTTGTTCCATGACCTGTGCTAAAAG GTACAATGTCAGCTGCAGCCATCAGTTTCGGTTGcagagaaagaagatgaaagaattCCAGGAAGCCAACTATGCTCGTGTGCGCCGACGGGGATCGCGGCGCAGCAGCTCTGAAATTGCTCGAACAAAGATCCAGGGCAAGCGTCACAGG GGTCAAGAGGACTCGAGTCGAGGTTCTGATAACTCCAGCTATGATGAGGCTCTGTCCCCTACGTCTCCAGGACCCCTGTCAGTACGGGCCAGCCACGGAGAGAGGGACCTGGCAAACTCTAGCATGGCCCCACCTACCCCGGATCTACACGGCATCAACCCAGTCTTCCTGTCCAGCAATCCCAGTCGCTGGAGTGTGGAGGAGGTGTACGAGTTCATTGCATCATTGCAAG GGTGCCAGGAGATTGCAGAGGAGTTTCGATCACAGGAAATAGATGGCCAGGCCCTGTTGCTTTTGAAGGAGGAACACCTCATGAGTGCCATGAACATCAAGCTGGGACCAGCTCTCAAGATTTGTGCCAAGATCAACGTCCTCAAGGAGACCTAA
- the PHC1 gene encoding polyhomeotic-like protein 1 isoform X2 gives METESEQNSGSSSGSSSSGGSTRPQISQMSLYERQAVQALQALQRQPNAAQYFHQFMLQQQLNSAQLHSLAAVQQATIAASRQASSPNTSTPQQTTTTQASINLATTSAAQLISRSQSVSSPSATTLTQSVLLGNTTSPPLNQSQAQMYLRVNRTLGRNVPLASQLILMPNGAVAAVQQEVPPTQSPGVHADTDQVQNLAVRSQQTSSTNAQLQSSAQKAALPGNSQASCLPQATSTGQTLAAAQVSSSSTGQSLNLSQGAAGSNGVSGGVVASSGSQTSTGLSQTASAGAAGSCQRKGTGVVQPLPVAAAQAVTISQGSQTDTENAATKKGETDSGGQQTVGMNLTRTATPAPSQTLISSATYTQIQPHSLIQQQQQIHLQKQVVIQQQIAIHHQQQFQHRQSQLLHTATHLQLSQQQQQQQSPSLTQQQQQAQPPQQQAPPQNQQQAQTLVVQPMLQSQAQPVQLQQDSSCQPATKSPVPIQSKSMVAPIKPPQLGPAKMSAAQQPPPHIPVQVVGTRQQGSGQAQALGLAQIAAAVTTSRGMPAVVQPVSQGHAASPSSSAPPSSQEAPPLTTGVNLAQVQGTTHMVKSPASSPVVAQMPAAFYMQSVQLPGKSQTLAVKRKAESEEEKEESASVTALLPARSSPVTDSPKNMEEKNGFGDKSDPAAAATPNTTSSEGASVTPTSAPTPNLAMVSRQMGDSKPPQAIVKPQILTHIIEGFVIQEGAEPFPVGSQLLKESEKPLQGGAPSGQSENLSSNSPGGDSASMELDKKANLLKCEYCGKYAPATQFRGSKRFCSMTCAKRYNVSCSHQFRLQRKKMKEFQEANYARVRRRGSRRSSSEIARTKIQGKRHRGQEDSSRGSDNSSYDEALSPTSPGPLSVRASHGERDLANSSMAPPTPDLHGINPVFLSSNPSRWSVEEVYEFIASLQGCQEIAEEFRSQEIDGQALLLLKEEHLMSAMNIKLGPALKICAKINVLKET, from the exons ATGGAGACTGAAAGTGAGCAGAACTCCGGCTCCAGCAGCGGCAGCTCCAGTTCTGGAGGAAGCACCCGTCCTCAGATATCACAGATGTCTCTGTATGAGCGACAGGCTGTGCAG GCTCTTCAAGCACTCCAGAGACAGCCCAATGCCGCTCAGTACTTTCATCAGTTtatgctccagcagcagcttaaCAGTGCCCAGCTTCACAGCTTGGCTGCTGTCCAGCAG GCTACAATTGCAGCCAGCAGACAAGCCAGCTCCCCCAACACCAGCACCCCACAACAGACTACCACCACCCAGGCCTCC atcAATCTAGCCACCACATCAGCTGCTCAGCTGATTAGTCGCTCACAGAGTGTGAGTTCCCCCAGTGCCACAACTCTGACGCAGTCTGTGCTCCTTGGGAATACCACCTCACCACCTCTCAATCAGTCACAGGCCCAGATGTACCTCCGG GTAAACCGGACCTTGGGCCGCAATGTGCCTCTTGCCTCCCAACTCATCCTGATGCCTAATGGGGCCGTGGCTGCTGTCCAGCAGGAGGTACCACCCACCCAGTCTCCTGGGGTCCATGCAGACACAGACCAG GTGCAGAACTTGGCTGTGAGGAGCCAGCAGACCTCATCCACTAATGCCCAGCTCCAAAGCTCTGCTCAGAAGGCAGCTCTACCAGGAAACTCCCAGGCTTCGTGCCTGCCACAGGCCACAAGTACAGGCCAGACCTTGGCAGCAGCTCAGGTGTCTTCTAGCAGCACAGGCCAGTCCCTCAACTTGAGTcagggggcagcaggcagcaatgGTGTCTCTGGGGGTGTGGTGGCAAGCAGTGGGAGCCAGACCTCAACAGGACTGAGCCAGACAGCCTCGGCAGGTGCCGCTGGCAGTTGCCAAAGGAAAGGCACAGGGGTGGTGCAACCACTACCAGTAGCAGCTGCCCAGGCAGTGACTATCAGCCAGGGAAGCCAAACGGACACAGAGAATGCAGCCACAAAGAAGGGCGAAACGGACAGTGGCGGACAGCAGACAGTGGGCATGAACCTGACGCGGACAGCTACACCAGCACCCAGCCAAACGCTGATAAGCTCAG CCACGTATACACAGATTCAGCCACACTCATtgatccagcagcagcagcaaattcaCCTGCAGAAGCAGGTGGTGATTCAGCAGCAGATTGCCATTCATCACCAGCAGCAGTTCCAGCACCGCCAGTCCCAGCTCCTCCACACAGCCACCCATCTCCagctgtcccagcagcagcaacagcagcagtcaCCATCTCTGAcccaacagcagcaacaagctCAACCTCCACAGCAGCAGGCGCCACCTCAAAACCAGCAGCAGGCTCAGACCCTTGTGGTGCAACCGATGTTGCAGTCCCAGGCACAGCCTGTTCAGCTCCAGCAGGACAGTTCTTGCCAGCCAGCCACCAAATCACCTGTTCCAATCCAGTCAAAATCTATGGTCGCTCCCATCAAACCACCTCAGCTTGGGCCTGCCAAAATGTCAGCAGCGCAGCAGCCTCCGCCACACATTCCTGTGCAGGTGGTGGGTACTCGGCAGCAGGGCTCAGGCCAAGCCCAAGCACTGGGTTTAGCTCAGATTGCTGCAGCAGTGACAACTTCCCGGGGAATGCCAGCTGTGGTCCAGCCTGTTTCCCAAGGCCATGCTGCTTCCCCATCCTCTTCAGCTCCACCATCCTCACAGGAAGCTCCCCCTCTCACCACAGGGGTGAATTTGGCACAAGTTCAAGGCACAACCCACATGGTGAAGAGCCCAGCCTCCTCTCCAGTTGTGGCTCAGATGCCAGCAGCGTTCTACATGCAGTCTGTCCAGCTGCCA GGCAAGTCTCAGACCTTAGCAGTAAAACGCAAGGCGGAgtcagaggaggagaaggaggaatcAGCCAGTGTCACTgcactgctgcctgccaggtctTCTCCTGTGACAGACAGCCCCAAAAACATGGAGGAGAAGAATGGCTTTGGAG ATAAATCCGATCCTGCTGCCGCTGCGACCCCAAATACCACCTCCAGTGAAGGAGCATCAGTCACCCCCACCTCTGCACCCACCCCAAACCTAGCAATGGTGTCACGTCAGATGGGAGACTCCAAACCCCCACAAGCCATTGTTAAGCCCCAGATCCTCACACACATCATTGAGGGCTTTGTCATCCAGGAAGGAGCAGAACCCTTTCCG GTGGGTTCTCAGCTGCTGAAAGAATCTGAGAAACCACTGCAGGGAGGGGCTCCTTCTGGCCAGAGTGAAAACCTGTCTAGCAATTCTCCAGGAGGGGACAGTGCTTCTATGG AGCTTGATAAGAAGGCAAACTTGCTGAAGTGTGAATACTGTGGGAAGTATGCCCCAGCCACCCAGTTCCGTGGCTCCAAGAGGTTTTGTTCCATGACCTGTGCTAAAAG GTACAATGTCAGCTGCAGCCATCAGTTTCGGTTGcagagaaagaagatgaaagaattCCAGGAAGCCAACTATGCTCGTGTGCGCCGACGGGGATCGCGGCGCAGCAGCTCTGAAATTGCTCGAACAAAGATCCAGGGCAAGCGTCACAGG GGTCAAGAGGACTCGAGTCGAGGTTCTGATAACTCCAGCTATGATGAGGCTCTGTCCCCTACGTCTCCAGGACCCCTGTCAGTACGGGCCAGCCACGGAGAGAGGGACCTGGCAAACTCTAGCATGGCCCCACCTACCCCGGATCTACACGGCATCAACCCAGTCTTCCTGTCCAGCAATCCCAGTCGCTGGAGTGTGGAGGAGGTGTACGAGTTCATTGCATCATTGCAAG GGTGCCAGGAGATTGCAGAGGAGTTTCGATCACAGGAAATAGATGGCCAGGCCCTGTTGCTTTTGAAGGAGGAACACCTCATGAGTGCCATGAACATCAAGCTGGGACCAGCTCTCAAGATTTGTGCCAAGATCAACGTCCTCAAGGAGACCTAA
- the PHC1 gene encoding polyhomeotic-like protein 1 isoform X3, with product METESEQNSGSSSGSSSSGGSTRPQISQMSLYERQAVQALQALQRQPNAAQYFHQFMLQQQLNSAQLHSLAAVQQATIAASRQASSPNTSTPQQTTTTQASINLATTSAAQLISRSQSVSSPSATTLTQSVLLGNTTSPPLNQSQAQMYLRVQNLAVRSQQTSSTNAQLQSSAQKAALPGNSQASCLPQATSTGQTLAAAQVSSSSTGQSLNLSQGAAGSNGVSGGVVASSGSQTSTGLSQTASAGAAGSCQRKGTGVVQPLPVAAAQAVTISQGSQTDTENAATKKGETDSGGQQTVGMNLTRTATPAPSQTLISSATYTQIQPHSLIQQQQQIHLQKQVVIQQQIAIHHQQQFQHRQSQLLHTATHLQLSQQQQQQQSPSLTQQQQQAQPPQQQAPPQNQQQAQTLVVQPMLQSQAQPVQLQQDSSCQPATKSPVPIQSKSMVAPIKPPQLGPAKMSAAQQPPPHIPVQVVGTRQQGSGQAQALGLAQIAAAVTTSRGMPAVVQPVSQGHAASPSSSAPPSSQEAPPLTTGVNLAQVQGTTHMVKSPASSPVVAQMPAAFYMQSVQLPGKSQTLAVKRKAESEEEKEESASVTALLPARSSPVTDSPKNMEEKNGFGDKSDPAAAATPNTTSSEGASVTPTSAPTPNLAMVSRQMGDSKPPQAIVKPQILTHIIEGFVIQEGAEPFPVGSQLLKESEKPLQGGAPSGQSENLSSNSPGGDSASMELDKKANLLKCEYCGKYAPATQFRGSKRFCSMTCAKRYNVSCSHQFRLQRKKMKEFQEANYARVRRRGSRRSSSEIARTKIQGKRHRGQEDSSRGSDNSSYDEALSPTSPGPLSVRASHGERDLANSSMAPPTPDLHGINPVFLSSNPSRWSVEEVYEFIASLQGCQEIAEEFRSQEIDGQALLLLKEEHLMSAMNIKLGPALKICAKINVLKET from the exons ATGGAGACTGAAAGTGAGCAGAACTCCGGCTCCAGCAGCGGCAGCTCCAGTTCTGGAGGAAGCACCCGTCCTCAGATATCACAGATGTCTCTGTATGAGCGACAGGCTGTGCAG GCTCTTCAAGCACTCCAGAGACAGCCCAATGCCGCTCAGTACTTTCATCAGTTtatgctccagcagcagcttaaCAGTGCCCAGCTTCACAGCTTGGCTGCTGTCCAGCAG GCTACAATTGCAGCCAGCAGACAAGCCAGCTCCCCCAACACCAGCACCCCACAACAGACTACCACCACCCAGGCCTCC atcAATCTAGCCACCACATCAGCTGCTCAGCTGATTAGTCGCTCACAGAGTGTGAGTTCCCCCAGTGCCACAACTCTGACGCAGTCTGTGCTCCTTGGGAATACCACCTCACCACCTCTCAATCAGTCACAGGCCCAGATGTACCTCCGG GTGCAGAACTTGGCTGTGAGGAGCCAGCAGACCTCATCCACTAATGCCCAGCTCCAAAGCTCTGCTCAGAAGGCAGCTCTACCAGGAAACTCCCAGGCTTCGTGCCTGCCACAGGCCACAAGTACAGGCCAGACCTTGGCAGCAGCTCAGGTGTCTTCTAGCAGCACAGGCCAGTCCCTCAACTTGAGTcagggggcagcaggcagcaatgGTGTCTCTGGGGGTGTGGTGGCAAGCAGTGGGAGCCAGACCTCAACAGGACTGAGCCAGACAGCCTCGGCAGGTGCCGCTGGCAGTTGCCAAAGGAAAGGCACAGGGGTGGTGCAACCACTACCAGTAGCAGCTGCCCAGGCAGTGACTATCAGCCAGGGAAGCCAAACGGACACAGAGAATGCAGCCACAAAGAAGGGCGAAACGGACAGTGGCGGACAGCAGACAGTGGGCATGAACCTGACGCGGACAGCTACACCAGCACCCAGCCAAACGCTGATAAGCTCAG CCACGTATACACAGATTCAGCCACACTCATtgatccagcagcagcagcaaattcaCCTGCAGAAGCAGGTGGTGATTCAGCAGCAGATTGCCATTCATCACCAGCAGCAGTTCCAGCACCGCCAGTCCCAGCTCCTCCACACAGCCACCCATCTCCagctgtcccagcagcagcaacagcagcagtcaCCATCTCTGAcccaacagcagcaacaagctCAACCTCCACAGCAGCAGGCGCCACCTCAAAACCAGCAGCAGGCTCAGACCCTTGTGGTGCAACCGATGTTGCAGTCCCAGGCACAGCCTGTTCAGCTCCAGCAGGACAGTTCTTGCCAGCCAGCCACCAAATCACCTGTTCCAATCCAGTCAAAATCTATGGTCGCTCCCATCAAACCACCTCAGCTTGGGCCTGCCAAAATGTCAGCAGCGCAGCAGCCTCCGCCACACATTCCTGTGCAGGTGGTGGGTACTCGGCAGCAGGGCTCAGGCCAAGCCCAAGCACTGGGTTTAGCTCAGATTGCTGCAGCAGTGACAACTTCCCGGGGAATGCCAGCTGTGGTCCAGCCTGTTTCCCAAGGCCATGCTGCTTCCCCATCCTCTTCAGCTCCACCATCCTCACAGGAAGCTCCCCCTCTCACCACAGGGGTGAATTTGGCACAAGTTCAAGGCACAACCCACATGGTGAAGAGCCCAGCCTCCTCTCCAGTTGTGGCTCAGATGCCAGCAGCGTTCTACATGCAGTCTGTCCAGCTGCCA GGCAAGTCTCAGACCTTAGCAGTAAAACGCAAGGCGGAgtcagaggaggagaaggaggaatcAGCCAGTGTCACTgcactgctgcctgccaggtctTCTCCTGTGACAGACAGCCCCAAAAACATGGAGGAGAAGAATGGCTTTGGAG ATAAATCCGATCCTGCTGCCGCTGCGACCCCAAATACCACCTCCAGTGAAGGAGCATCAGTCACCCCCACCTCTGCACCCACCCCAAACCTAGCAATGGTGTCACGTCAGATGGGAGACTCCAAACCCCCACAAGCCATTGTTAAGCCCCAGATCCTCACACACATCATTGAGGGCTTTGTCATCCAGGAAGGAGCAGAACCCTTTCCG GTGGGTTCTCAGCTGCTGAAAGAATCTGAGAAACCACTGCAGGGAGGGGCTCCTTCTGGCCAGAGTGAAAACCTGTCTAGCAATTCTCCAGGAGGGGACAGTGCTTCTATGG AGCTTGATAAGAAGGCAAACTTGCTGAAGTGTGAATACTGTGGGAAGTATGCCCCAGCCACCCAGTTCCGTGGCTCCAAGAGGTTTTGTTCCATGACCTGTGCTAAAAG GTACAATGTCAGCTGCAGCCATCAGTTTCGGTTGcagagaaagaagatgaaagaattCCAGGAAGCCAACTATGCTCGTGTGCGCCGACGGGGATCGCGGCGCAGCAGCTCTGAAATTGCTCGAACAAAGATCCAGGGCAAGCGTCACAGG GGTCAAGAGGACTCGAGTCGAGGTTCTGATAACTCCAGCTATGATGAGGCTCTGTCCCCTACGTCTCCAGGACCCCTGTCAGTACGGGCCAGCCACGGAGAGAGGGACCTGGCAAACTCTAGCATGGCCCCACCTACCCCGGATCTACACGGCATCAACCCAGTCTTCCTGTCCAGCAATCCCAGTCGCTGGAGTGTGGAGGAGGTGTACGAGTTCATTGCATCATTGCAAG GGTGCCAGGAGATTGCAGAGGAGTTTCGATCACAGGAAATAGATGGCCAGGCCCTGTTGCTTTTGAAGGAGGAACACCTCATGAGTGCCATGAACATCAAGCTGGGACCAGCTCTCAAGATTTGTGCCAAGATCAACGTCCTCAAGGAGACCTAA
- the M6PR gene encoding cation-dependent mannose-6-phosphate receptor: MSSPCHTSAVLVVFMALAVGVGTEPSKEQSCDVVGDESSESQMEKALLKKLEPLSQMRFNATVEISETENYTYQFRVCRQVNDSSHDFAGLIQRDRKTGKTTVVGRINETQVFNGSDWIMLIYKGGDSYGTHCSGEKRRAVIMISCKRGVMASSFSIVSEEREKEQDCFYLFEMDSSVACPAEDSHLSVGSILLITFASVTAVYIVGGFLFQRLVVGAKGMEQFPHFAFWQDLGNLVADGCDFVCRSKPRNAPAAYRGVGDDQLGEESEERDDHLLPM, from the exons ATGTCCTCGCCCTGCCATacctctgctgtgctggtggTCTTCATGGCACTTGCTGTTGGTGTGGGGACTGAGCCATCAAAAGAGCAGAGCTGCGATGTGGTCGGTGATGAGAGCAGTGAGTCACAAATGGAAAAAGCCCTGCTGAAGAAACTGGAACCCCTGAGCCAAATGAG gTTTAATGCGACTGTGGAGATAAGCGAAACAGAAAACTACACCTACCAGTTCAGGGTGTGCAGGCAGGTCAATGACAGCTCACATGATTTTGCTGGCCTAATACAAAGGGATAGAAAGACTGGAAAGACTACGGTGGTAGGAAGAATCAATGAAACCCAGGTCTTCAATGGAA GTGACTGGATCATGCTGATTTATAAGGGGGGTGATTCATATGGTACGCACTGCAGTGGTGAGAAGAGAAGAGCTGTGATAATGATTTCTTGCAAGCGGGGAGTTATGGCG AGCTCATTCAGCATTGTTTCGGAGGAGCGTGAAAAGGAGCAGGACTGTTTCTACCTCTTTGAGATGGACAGCAGTGTGGCTTGTCCAGCTGAGGATTCCCACCTCAGTGTTGGCTCCATTCTACTAATCAC ATTTGCCTCGGTAACTGCAGTCTACATTGTTGGTGGGTTCCTCTTCCAGCGCCTTGTAGTGGGAGCCAAGGGCATGGAGCAGTTTCCTCACTTTGCCTTCTGGCAAGATCTGGGCAATTTGGTGGCG GACGGCTGCGACTTTGTCTGTCGATCTAAGCCCCGAAACGCACCGGCTGCGTACCGTGGTGTGGGCGATGACCAGCTGGGTGAGGAGTCCGAAGAACGGGATGACCACTTGCTACCCATGTGA